Proteins found in one Marinilabiliales bacterium genomic segment:
- a CDS encoding thioredoxin-disulfide reductase, whose translation MTRQAHEHEVKHKLKYIEMREINANEFKEVTGQGGAVLVDFYSTECPPCDALFPKLESLEELFDGEITFVKIFRQGNRDLAENLGVKSSPTLLFYNGGREVCQRLAGGIKRSDIIREIGHVIGRDKVDKIMSAVEPVVTHTDVAILGAGPGGLTAGLYLCQAKIDTTLIDVALPGGYVATTHMISNYPGFIEPQPGYMLSHNMSEQTKRCGTVYKVAVDVTRVDLEKKEIVIDEYETVRARKIIIATGTTPRKLNIPGEQEYMGKGISYCATCDAKYFNDKEVVVIGGGNSAIEESAFISKFASKITIVHQFDHLQANKSAQEKAFADSRISFMFEHEPRAFRRKGDKMEVEVEDLKTGKRETLVTDGIFVFIGLVPNLSLFGDKLETDQWGYVKVNDDMQTNIEGVYSVGDVNSKKYRQITTAVADGTIAAIAITRELE comes from the coding sequence TTGACAAGGCAGGCTCATGAGCATGAAGTGAAACATAAATTAAAATATATTGAAATGCGAGAGATCAATGCAAATGAGTTCAAAGAGGTAACCGGCCAGGGCGGTGCGGTGCTTGTCGACTTCTATTCAACCGAGTGCCCCCCGTGTGATGCCCTGTTCCCGAAGCTGGAAAGCCTGGAAGAGCTGTTTGATGGCGAGATAACCTTTGTAAAGATATTCAGGCAGGGCAACAGGGATCTGGCCGAAAACCTGGGAGTAAAGTCATCTCCCACATTGCTGTTCTACAACGGTGGCAGGGAAGTGTGCCAAAGGCTTGCCGGCGGGATCAAACGCTCCGATATTATACGTGAGATCGGGCATGTCATCGGCCGTGACAAGGTTGATAAAATAATGTCTGCCGTCGAGCCGGTTGTAACCCATACAGACGTGGCCATCCTGGGTGCCGGTCCCGGAGGCCTGACGGCGGGACTGTACCTGTGCCAGGCCAAGATTGACACGACACTTATTGATGTCGCCCTACCGGGCGGATACGTCGCCACAACGCACATGATATCCAACTATCCCGGTTTCATTGAGCCCCAGCCGGGCTACATGCTTTCGCATAATATGTCGGAACAGACAAAGAGATGCGGTACAGTTTACAAAGTCGCCGTGGATGTAACCCGTGTTGATCTGGAGAAGAAAGAGATAGTGATAGATGAATATGAGACAGTCAGGGCCAGGAAGATAATCATAGCCACCGGTACAACCCCCAGGAAGCTTAACATTCCCGGTGAACAGGAGTATATGGGCAAGGGGATCTCCTATTGCGCTACGTGTGATGCAAAATACTTTAATGACAAGGAGGTGGTGGTCATAGGGGGCGGAAATTCGGCCATTGAGGAATCTGCATTCATCTCGAAATTTGCCTCAAAGATCACAATAGTGCATCAGTTTGACCACCTGCAGGCCAACAAGTCGGCCCAGGAGAAGGCCTTTGCCGACAGCAGGATATCGTTTATGTTCGAGCATGAACCGCGCGCCTTCAGGCGCAAGGGTGATAAGATGGAGGTCGAGGTAGAGGATCTGAAGACAGGCAAAAGAGAGACACTGGTGACTGACGGTATCTTTGTGTTTATCGGACTTGTTCCCAATCTTTCACTGTTCGGCGACAAGCTGGAAACCGACCAGTGGGGTTATGTGAAGGTGAACGATGATATGCAGACAAATATTGAGGGTGTCTACTCGGTGGGCGATGTCAACAGCAAAAAGTACAGGCAGATTACCACGGCGGTTGCCGACGGCACCATTGCGGCAATTGCCATCACCAGGGAGCTGGAGTAG
- a CDS encoding radical SAM protein: protein MMELSRFNIISAINDSDEFFVLNPLYGSADILSRLEHDLLVRAEDPSGVFAGRGYLVDRKTEKTLFTEAYLKFLDDRETDEIQLFFVPAYTCNFDCSYCYQIGYDSPSGEDYRKVIDAFFRYSDSEFAGRRKYITLFGGEPLLPGKRHRETIEYFIDRSTERGTDIAVVTNGFHVDEYLNVFRRAQIREIQVTLDGTREVHDSRRRLRNGEGTFDRIVRNVDMLLENNIPVNLRMVVDRENIGNLPDLARFAINRGWTSSGIFSTQLGRNYELHECQLKRNRLFSRIDLHSELYRIIRDHPHVLDFHRPAFSVSRALHENGKLPAPLFDACPGTKTEWAFDYTGKIYACTATVGKPGEELGSFFPERVIDMEKVEEWSERDILSVEKCRECEAALICGGGCAAVAKNKGGSLHGPDCRPVKELLELGISAYFDKAGS from the coding sequence ATGATGGAACTTTCCAGGTTCAACATTATTTCAGCCATAAATGATTCGGATGAGTTTTTTGTGCTGAACCCTCTTTATGGCAGTGCTGATATTCTAAGCAGGCTGGAGCATGATCTGTTGGTACGGGCTGAGGACCCCTCCGGCGTGTTTGCCGGCCGCGGGTATCTTGTTGACAGGAAAACAGAGAAAACACTTTTCACAGAGGCCTATCTCAAATTTCTGGATGACCGTGAGACCGATGAGATACAGCTCTTTTTCGTCCCGGCCTACACCTGCAATTTTGACTGCTCCTATTGCTACCAGATTGGTTATGATTCCCCTTCCGGGGAAGATTACAGGAAGGTTATTGATGCGTTCTTCAGGTATTCAGACTCTGAGTTTGCCGGCAGAAGGAAGTACATCACCCTTTTCGGCGGGGAACCACTGCTCCCGGGAAAAAGGCACCGTGAAACGATTGAATATTTTATCGACCGGTCAACGGAACGCGGAACCGATATTGCTGTCGTGACCAACGGTTTTCATGTTGACGAATACCTCAATGTCTTCAGAAGAGCACAGATTCGCGAGATACAGGTTACACTTGACGGCACGCGCGAGGTGCATGACAGCAGGAGGCGCCTCAGGAACGGTGAAGGGACGTTTGACCGTATTGTCCGCAACGTCGACATGCTGCTGGAAAACAATATCCCGGTGAACCTGAGGATGGTGGTTGACAGGGAGAATATAGGCAACCTGCCTGACCTGGCGCGGTTTGCCATTAACAGGGGGTGGACCTCATCGGGCATTTTCAGCACTCAGCTCGGCAGGAACTATGAGCTGCATGAATGCCAGCTGAAAAGGAACCGTCTGTTCTCCCGCATAGACCTGCATTCAGAGTTGTACCGGATCATCAGGGATCACCCTCATGTTCTTGATTTTCACCGTCCGGCGTTTTCGGTATCCAGGGCCCTGCATGAAAACGGCAAACTGCCGGCTCCCCTTTTTGATGCCTGTCCCGGCACCAAAACCGAGTGGGCGTTTGACTATACCGGGAAGATTTATGCCTGCACCGCCACGGTCGGAAAGCCCGGCGAGGAGCTTGGCAGCTTCTTCCCCGAAAGGGTAATAGATATGGAAAAGGTTGAGGAGTGGTCAGAAAGAGATATCCTTTCGGTGGAAAAGTGCCGGGAGTGTGAGGCGGCACTGATATGCGGAGGAGGATGCGCTGCTGTGGCAAAAAATAAGGGGGGCAGCCTGCACGGACCTGATTGCAGGCCGGTGAAAGAGCTCCTGGAGTTAGGTATTTCTGCCTATTTTGACAAGGCAGGCTCATGA